In one Hymenobacter sp. DG25B genomic region, the following are encoded:
- a CDS encoding AraC family transcriptional regulator, translating into MKKPGVPVLALDSFPQRPARRAYYLERLDRHVANFPVVSTPHTHNFYLLLYVTAGHGTHTIDLVTYALQPGSVFFMTPGQVHHWQLSEDAQGYIIFFSPDFYLFRYPGNRLFDYPFFNPLHPPALHLASPENELRPVVEQMWREASSPAPQQEEVIRSYLHIFLELAARHYPATAVEAPEEHPHSLQLLREFGLLINQHLRESRTVQYYAERLHISPNHLNALCRRHLSKTASMLIQERVVLEAQRLLSYSTQTVAQIADALGFEDASYFGRYFRKHTARTPEQYRKAEQKDAPAPQH; encoded by the coding sequence ATGAAAAAACCCGGCGTCCCGGTTCTGGCCCTTGATTCGTTTCCGCAGCGCCCCGCCCGGCGGGCCTACTACCTGGAGCGCCTGGACCGGCACGTGGCCAACTTCCCCGTGGTAAGCACGCCGCACACGCATAATTTTTACCTGCTGCTCTACGTCACGGCGGGGCACGGCACCCATACTATTGACCTGGTGACGTATGCACTTCAGCCGGGCAGCGTGTTTTTTATGACGCCCGGGCAGGTGCATCACTGGCAGCTTTCCGAGGATGCGCAGGGCTACATTATCTTTTTTAGTCCCGATTTTTACCTGTTCCGCTACCCCGGCAACCGGCTCTTCGACTACCCGTTTTTTAACCCACTTCACCCACCGGCATTGCATCTGGCCAGTCCGGAGAATGAGTTGCGGCCCGTGGTAGAGCAGATGTGGCGCGAGGCCTCCTCCCCAGCTCCGCAGCAGGAGGAAGTAATACGCTCCTACCTGCACATTTTTCTGGAGCTGGCGGCCCGGCACTACCCGGCTACGGCGGTTGAAGCGCCGGAAGAGCACCCGCACAGTCTGCAGCTACTGCGGGAATTTGGCCTGTTGATTAACCAGCATCTGCGGGAAAGCCGCACCGTGCAGTACTACGCCGAGCGGCTGCACATCAGCCCCAACCATTTGAATGCTTTGTGTCGGCGGCATCTGAGCAAAACGGCCAGCATGCTTATTCAGGAGCGGGTGGTGCTGGAAGCGCAGCGTCTGCTTTCGTACTCCACCCAAACGGTGGCCCAGATAGCCGATGCGCTGGGCTTTGAAGATGCTTCTTACTTTGGCCGCTACTTCCGCAAGCACACTGCCCGCACCCCGGAGCAGTACCGGAAAGCCGAGCAGAAGGACGCACCGGCGCCTCAGCATTGA
- the ggt gene encoding gamma-glutamyltransferase — protein sequence MKRYFLPLSLAAFFACTTSQTPVTTAAAPSLAAPIPAATPVITAKAMVVSAHPEASRIGVEILQKGGNAYDAAVAVQFALAVALPAAGNIGGGGFLLYRGADGTEGALDFRETAPAAAARDMYLDAQGNVVPDRSTLGHLAVGVPGTVAGMVEIHKKLGKLPWQEVVQPAVDLAAKGLKLTEKEAAGLNGNQEAFRKFNATHLPAYVREQGEWKAGDLIRYPELAATLSRIRDLGRAGFYEGETATRIVAEMQQGKGLITKKDLLSYQAKWRTPLHGQYRGHQVLTFPPPSSGGVALLQMLQMLEPYNLGEAGWHSPQAVHWITEAERRVYADRATYLGDPDFGRVPVPQLLAASYNKQRMATTLPYRATPSKDVTAGPGLPGYESDQTTHYSIVDTQGNAVSCTTTLNGGYGSKVVVAGGGFLLNNEMDDFSSKPGTPNAYGLVGGTANAIQPGKRMLSSMTPAILTRNGKLELVTGTPGGSTIITSVLQSILNIVDYGMNAQQAVAAPRLHHQWLPDVIDMENDALLPAAQDTLRARGYHLNPRGRWGRLDIIRVLPGGQLEGGADPRGDDSAQGY from the coding sequence ATGAAACGATATTTCCTGCCGCTTTCTCTGGCGGCTTTCTTTGCCTGCACCACCTCCCAGACGCCGGTTACCACAGCGGCGGCGCCTTCCCTGGCGGCGCCCATTCCCGCCGCTACGCCCGTAATTACGGCCAAAGCCATGGTAGTTTCGGCGCACCCGGAGGCCTCGCGCATTGGCGTGGAGATTTTGCAAAAGGGCGGTAATGCCTATGATGCGGCCGTGGCCGTGCAGTTTGCGCTGGCCGTGGCCCTGCCGGCCGCGGGCAATATAGGCGGCGGCGGCTTCCTGCTTTACCGCGGCGCCGATGGCACCGAAGGTGCGCTGGACTTCCGGGAAACGGCCCCGGCGGCCGCGGCCCGGGATATGTACCTGGATGCGCAGGGCAACGTAGTACCCGACCGCAGCACCCTGGGCCACCTGGCCGTGGGCGTGCCCGGCACCGTGGCCGGCATGGTAGAAATCCACAAAAAGCTGGGCAAGCTGCCCTGGCAAGAGGTGGTGCAGCCCGCCGTGGATCTGGCTGCCAAGGGTCTTAAACTAACCGAAAAAGAAGCTGCCGGCCTCAACGGCAATCAGGAAGCTTTCCGGAAATTCAACGCCACCCACCTACCTGCTTACGTGCGTGAGCAGGGCGAGTGGAAAGCCGGTGACCTTATCCGCTACCCCGAGCTGGCCGCCACACTCAGCCGCATTCGGGACCTGGGCCGGGCGGGTTTTTACGAGGGTGAAACGGCCACCCGCATTGTGGCCGAAATGCAGCAGGGCAAAGGACTTATCACCAAAAAAGATTTGCTCAGCTACCAGGCCAAATGGCGCACGCCCTTGCACGGGCAGTACCGCGGCCATCAGGTGCTCACCTTCCCGCCACCCAGCAGCGGAGGCGTGGCCTTACTGCAGATGCTGCAGATGCTGGAGCCCTACAATCTGGGCGAAGCCGGCTGGCACTCCCCGCAGGCCGTGCATTGGATTACGGAGGCCGAGCGCCGCGTGTACGCCGACCGCGCCACCTACCTCGGCGACCCGGACTTTGGCCGCGTGCCCGTGCCGCAGCTTTTGGCCGCCAGCTACAATAAGCAGCGCATGGCCACCACCCTGCCCTACCGCGCCACGCCCAGCAAAGATGTAACCGCCGGCCCGGGCCTGCCCGGATACGAATCGGACCAGACCACGCACTACAGCATTGTAGATACCCAGGGTAATGCCGTGAGCTGCACCACCACGCTCAATGGCGGCTACGGCAGCAAAGTAGTAGTGGCGGGAGGCGGCTTTCTGCTGAACAATGAAATGGACGATTTCAGCAGCAAGCCCGGCACGCCTAATGCCTATGGTTTGGTGGGTGGCACCGCCAATGCCATTCAGCCCGGCAAGCGCATGCTTTCTTCCATGACGCCGGCCATCCTGACCCGGAATGGCAAGCTGGAGCTGGTGACCGGTACCCCCGGCGGCAGCACCATCATCACCTCAGTGCTGCAAAGCATTCTGAACATTGTGGATTATGGAATGAACGCCCAGCAGGCCGTGGCCGCCCCACGCCTGCACCACCAGTGGTTGCCAGACGTGATTGACATGGAAAATGACGCGCTATTGCCCGCTGCGCAGGACACGCTCCGCGCCCGGGGCTACCACCTGAACCCGCGTGGCCGCTGGGGCCGCCTGGATATTATCCGGGTGCTGCCCGGTGGCCAGTTGGAAGGCGGCGCTGACCCGCGCGGGGATGACTCGGCGCAGGGGTATTGA
- a CDS encoding TIM-barrel domain-containing protein — protein sequence MLRCLRHTLPLLLLSGSLTALGQRAGGGPPTQDPFGPSEIPGRIKALGNYQSHIYADGKNGESTLTIKSTDGSTLRVRPWAEGVVRIEYFPAGQPVQNIASISVVQEQDPVFPNSCRPGCDGPADQDIIAKYGPLFCVGILESKTSFSWRTGCPGEVVIDKYPLRVRYMRDDEVVTAASAAGVFRYDNPDKTPGGAGVSFRLSPNEHLYGTGSRALPLDRRGRKLTLYNEAHYGYQNGEPTLNVSLPSVLSSRGYMLFFDNHAAGTLDLGATDKNTLEYRGEGLTNLAYYIIAGNSYAEILSRYTRLTGRQPLPPRWALGLIQSRFGYQSEQEMYRVAGRMRREGFPLDALVLDLYWFGGTTRQGDFQWKQPNFSDPKRMMRRLDSAGVKTLLITEPYIMRTSRNDALVRRQGLVGRDKNGQPYTVESFWAGPATLLDMFRPQARQWMWQQYDRLKQDGVGGWWSDLGEPENQPVDMFYEAGPTRQIHNAYGQAWASIISEGYARQYPQERLFNLGRSGWAGMQRHSVFPWSGDVSRSWGGLQAQVPIMLSMGLGGVGYMHSDAGGFAGNTVDPELYTRWLQMASLGPILRPHGSGVPPEPYWFPEPYKSAVRNFTHLRYELLPYLYTLAWENSLTGTPLTRPINYGETFAYAEFELDPHQALSDEEKAAGFSEEDAKPDTVWPAVSRPELTWSWNSRATSNWGGSLLRERQQRRFAAQNLPQYANINDQFLLGSNLLIAPVLQPNQRRRNVVLPAGSWIDFHTHETLPGGQTVARPAPLARIPVLVRAGAILPLAPYVNTTARYHTDTLRVRFYADPAVKTSSFTMYEDDGKSAQAQQQNAYQLIAFEGTVNARGTSLRAAVRGTYPGAPNQRTVELLIPRVAAMPGAVLLNNEAQAATAWQYDAVKKSLLLRFPLGKQPVIISILGLQLNTTPAADLAPEVLALEAPNNRTFTGSVQLRYTLFQPGQYPLVIKNAAGEIVKTLPVETTAGPHTITWNTNNGQGEPVPAGVYWVEMAGQHQRLVLLR from the coding sequence ATGCTCCGTTGCTTACGTCACACGTTGCCTTTGCTGCTATTGTCTGGTTCTCTTACGGCTTTGGGCCAGCGGGCGGGCGGCGGGCCACCCACGCAGGACCCGTTCGGCCCAAGCGAAATTCCGGGGCGGATTAAGGCGCTGGGCAACTACCAAAGTCATATATATGCTGACGGTAAAAACGGTGAGTCAACCCTAACGATTAAAAGCACTGACGGCAGCACGTTGCGGGTGCGGCCCTGGGCAGAAGGCGTAGTACGGATAGAATACTTTCCGGCCGGCCAGCCCGTGCAGAACATTGCTTCCATCAGTGTTGTGCAGGAACAGGACCCGGTTTTTCCCAACAGCTGCCGCCCGGGTTGTGACGGACCGGCAGACCAGGATATCATTGCGAAATACGGGCCGCTGTTTTGTGTTGGCATCTTAGAATCCAAGACTTCCTTTTCCTGGCGCACAGGCTGCCCCGGCGAAGTGGTCATTGACAAGTACCCGCTGCGGGTGCGCTATATGAGAGATGACGAAGTGGTGACAGCCGCTTCCGCTGCAGGAGTATTTCGGTACGACAACCCGGATAAAACGCCGGGTGGTGCGGGCGTTTCGTTCCGCCTTTCTCCCAACGAACACCTCTATGGCACCGGCTCCCGGGCCCTGCCCCTAGACCGCCGCGGCCGCAAGCTCACCCTCTACAACGAGGCCCACTACGGCTACCAGAATGGCGAGCCTACCCTGAACGTCAGTCTCCCCTCCGTGCTCAGCAGCCGGGGCTACATGCTGTTTTTCGATAATCACGCGGCGGGCACGCTGGACCTGGGCGCTACCGATAAAAACACCCTGGAGTACCGCGGCGAGGGACTTACCAATCTGGCTTACTACATTATAGCAGGTAACTCCTATGCCGAAATCCTGAGCCGCTATACCCGGCTTACCGGCCGGCAGCCCCTGCCGCCCCGCTGGGCCCTGGGCCTGATTCAAAGCCGGTTTGGGTATCAGAGCGAGCAGGAAATGTACCGGGTGGCGGGCCGTATGCGCCGCGAAGGTTTCCCGCTGGATGCGCTGGTGCTGGACCTGTACTGGTTTGGCGGCACCACCCGGCAGGGCGACTTTCAGTGGAAGCAGCCCAACTTTTCTGACCCCAAACGTATGATGCGCCGCCTGGACTCAGCGGGCGTAAAAACCCTCCTGATTACCGAGCCCTACATTATGCGCACCTCCCGCAACGATGCATTGGTGCGCCGCCAGGGCCTGGTGGGGCGGGATAAAAACGGTCAGCCCTACACGGTGGAATCTTTCTGGGCCGGGCCCGCCACGCTACTGGATATGTTCCGGCCCCAGGCCCGCCAGTGGATGTGGCAGCAGTACGACCGGCTAAAGCAGGACGGCGTGGGCGGCTGGTGGAGTGACTTAGGCGAGCCGGAAAATCAACCCGTAGATATGTTTTATGAGGCCGGCCCCACGCGCCAAATTCACAATGCCTACGGACAGGCCTGGGCCAGCATTATCAGTGAAGGCTATGCCCGGCAATACCCGCAGGAGCGGCTGTTTAACCTGGGCCGCTCGGGCTGGGCGGGCATGCAGCGCCACAGTGTATTTCCGTGGTCGGGGGATGTAAGCCGGTCCTGGGGCGGACTGCAGGCCCAGGTGCCCATTATGCTGAGCATGGGCCTGGGCGGCGTGGGCTACATGCATTCCGATGCGGGCGGGTTTGCGGGCAATACCGTAGACCCTGAATTATATACCCGCTGGCTACAAATGGCCAGCCTGGGACCTATTCTGCGCCCGCATGGTTCCGGCGTGCCTCCGGAGCCCTACTGGTTTCCGGAACCGTACAAGAGTGCGGTGCGCAACTTCACTCATCTGCGCTACGAGCTGCTGCCTTACCTCTATACCCTGGCCTGGGAGAATAGCCTGACCGGCACGCCCCTCACGCGGCCCATTAATTATGGGGAAACCTTTGCCTACGCAGAGTTTGAATTAGATCCTCATCAAGCACTATCTGACGAGGAGAAGGCAGCCGGATTTAGCGAAGAAGATGCTAAACCAGACACAGTATGGCCGGCTGTAAGCAGGCCTGAACTGACCTGGAGCTGGAATAGCCGCGCTACCAGCAACTGGGGCGGCAGCCTACTGCGTGAGCGGCAGCAGCGCCGTTTTGCGGCACAAAACCTGCCACAGTATGCCAATATCAACGACCAGTTTCTGCTGGGCTCCAACCTGCTGATAGCGCCGGTTCTGCAGCCCAATCAGCGCCGCCGCAATGTGGTGCTGCCGGCCGGTAGCTGGATTGATTTTCACACCCACGAAACCCTGCCCGGCGGCCAGACGGTGGCCCGCCCGGCGCCCCTGGCCCGCATTCCGGTGCTGGTACGCGCCGGCGCCATACTGCCCCTGGCACCCTACGTAAACACCACCGCCCGCTACCACACGGATACGCTGCGCGTGCGCTTTTATGCTGACCCAGCGGTGAAGACCTCTTCCTTCACGATGTATGAAGATGATGGAAAATCAGCGCAGGCGCAGCAGCAAAACGCGTATCAGCTCATAGCTTTTGAAGGTACCGTGAATGCCCGCGGCACCAGCCTGCGCGCGGCGGTGCGCGGCACCTACCCCGGTGCGCCCAACCAGCGTACGGTAGAGCTGCTGATTCCGCGCGTAGCAGCCATGCCGGGGGCCGTGTTGCTCAATAATGAAGCGCAGGCGGCCACGGCCTGGCAGTACGATGCCGTCAAGAAGAGCCTGCTGCTGCGCTTCCCGTTGGGCAAGCAGCCGGTTATTATTTCGATTCTGGGTTTGCAGCTCAACACCACGCCGGCCGCTGATCTGGCACCTGAGGTGCTGGCTTTGGAAGCGCCCAATAACCGCACTTTCACCGGTAGCGTGCAGCTGCGGTATACTCTCTTTCAGCCCGGCCAATATCCCCTGGTCATCAAAAACGCAGCGGGTGAAATCGTAAAAACTTTGCCGGTTGAAACCACTGCCGGCCCGCACACCATAACCTGGAACACCAACAACGGCCAGGGCGAACCGGTGCCCGCCGGGGTGTATTGGGTTGAAATGGCGGGGCAGCACCAGCGGCTGGTGCTGCTGCGCTAA
- a CDS encoding phosphatase PAP2 family protein, with product MLAKLLLLLRRFLHTHWVLLALLLFSFVGPWIIFVEVAEDIWESGGFIGDKAILEFIHGFATPTLDKIALALTNAGGPPPMLTAGFVLTAGLFLARRRTDALFFALSTGGAILLNLLVKTVFGRPRPALWDTLATGIYYSFPSGHAMGSMALAAAIGFLVWRSSWRWPIWILGGLFALGVGLSRMYLGVHYPSDVLAGWVGSLGWVGGLHILFSPAFEQLRDWWHLGEAYWQKGRDYLKRNGH from the coding sequence ATGCTTGCCAAACTGCTTCTGCTGCTTCGCCGTTTTCTGCACACACATTGGGTGCTGCTGGCCCTGCTGCTGTTCAGCTTCGTGGGCCCCTGGATCATCTTTGTGGAAGTGGCGGAGGATATCTGGGAATCGGGCGGTTTCATTGGCGACAAAGCTATTCTGGAGTTTATTCACGGCTTTGCCACGCCCACGCTGGATAAAATAGCCCTGGCGCTAACCAATGCCGGTGGACCGCCGCCCATGCTCACTGCCGGCTTTGTGCTCACCGCCGGCTTGTTTCTGGCGCGCCGCCGTACCGATGCGCTGTTTTTCGCGCTTTCCACGGGTGGGGCTATTCTGCTGAATCTGCTGGTGAAAACCGTATTTGGCCGGCCCCGGCCCGCTTTATGGGATACGCTAGCCACCGGAATTTATTACAGCTTTCCCAGCGGCCACGCTATGGGCTCTATGGCGCTGGCGGCGGCCATCGGCTTTCTGGTGTGGCGCAGCTCCTGGCGCTGGCCCATCTGGATTCTGGGCGGGCTGTTTGCACTGGGAGTAGGCCTTTCGCGCATGTACCTGGGTGTGCACTATCCTTCCGATGTGCTGGCCGGTTGGGTAGGCTCCCTGGGTTGGGTAGGCGGCCTGCACATTTTGTTCTCACCCGCTTTTGAGCAGCTGCGCGACTGGTGGCACCTGGGCGAAGCCTACTGGCAAAAAGGCCGGGATTACCTCAAACGGAATGGCCATTAG
- a CDS encoding aldo/keto reductase, which translates to MQQRELGCSGLHIAPLVLGGNVFGWTADEATSFQILDAFVAGGGNAIDTADGYSVWVPGHVGGESETVIGKWLKQRGRRDDVVIATKVGWEVNAENKGLAKNYILRAVEGSLKRLQTDYIDLYQSHKDDPTVPVEETLEAYAQLVKEGKVRAIGASNFSAARLRESLAASEKHGFPRYQSLQPLYNLYDRTEFEQELLPLCRQENIGVIPYYGLASGFLTGKYRSAADLQKSPRGGGVGQKYLNEKGLRILKGLDAVADRHQATPAQVALAWIMAQPGLTAPIASATSVAQVHEMLPALQLQLSAEDLATLDKASA; encoded by the coding sequence ATGCAACAACGTGAACTGGGCTGCTCCGGCCTGCATATAGCCCCGCTGGTTTTGGGCGGCAATGTTTTCGGCTGGACGGCCGATGAAGCTACTTCTTTTCAAATTCTGGATGCTTTTGTAGCCGGGGGCGGCAATGCCATTGACACCGCCGATGGCTACTCTGTGTGGGTGCCGGGCCACGTAGGCGGCGAGTCGGAAACCGTGATTGGCAAGTGGCTGAAGCAGCGCGGCCGCCGCGACGACGTGGTGATTGCCACCAAAGTAGGCTGGGAGGTGAATGCTGAAAACAAAGGCCTCGCCAAAAACTACATTCTGCGCGCCGTAGAAGGCTCCCTCAAGCGCTTGCAAACCGACTACATCGACCTGTACCAGTCGCACAAGGACGACCCCACTGTGCCGGTGGAGGAAACCCTGGAAGCCTATGCCCAGCTGGTGAAAGAAGGCAAGGTGCGGGCCATTGGGGCTTCCAATTTCTCGGCGGCACGGCTGCGCGAGTCGCTGGCGGCCAGTGAGAAGCACGGCTTCCCGCGCTACCAGAGCCTGCAGCCGCTATATAACCTCTATGACCGCACCGAGTTTGAGCAGGAGCTGCTGCCGCTGTGCCGGCAGGAGAACATCGGCGTAATTCCTTACTACGGGCTGGCTTCCGGCTTTCTCACGGGTAAATACCGTTCAGCAGCCGACCTGCAGAAAAGCCCCCGCGGCGGCGGCGTGGGCCAGAAATACCTCAACGAGAAGGGCCTGCGCATTCTAAAAGGGCTTGATGCCGTAGCCGACCGCCATCAGGCAACACCTGCCCAGGTAGCCCTGGCCTGGATTATGGCCCAGCCCGGCCTCACGGCCCCAATTGCCAGTGCCACCAGCGTGGCGCAAGTGCATGAGATGCTGCCGGCCTTGCAGCTGCAGCTCTCCGCCGAGGATTTAGCGACACTGGATAAAGCCAGCGCATAA
- a CDS encoding alpha-amylase family glycosyl hydrolase, with product MSDYAAHPDAHRFQVRHPEWAANATIYEVNLRQYTPEGTFRAFEEHLPRLAAMGVSIVWLMPIHPIGEVGRKGTLGSQYAVRDYLGVNPEFGTLDDLRHLVQTAHGLGMQVLLDWVANHTSWDNPLVLEHPEWYQRNAAGQLLPPVPDWTDVVALNYQNRELRRYMTDVLLYWVREADIDGYRCDVAGLVPTDFWDEARQELDQVKPLFMLAEWDELYPSGGLSWEDFNSDTRLLENAFNMTFGLRLHYLLDHIAEDKQPLSDIAVYLAAERAKYPPSVYLMHFTSNHDVNTWDGTEYERLGPLALAFAVLTVLLPGMPLVYSGQEAALSKRLAFFDKDPIDWQDFPLQDFYTRLLQLKRHHPALRNGDTTSHFQPLESAPEVYAFIRQKGPAAVLTVINRAPADRELALPPAAEGAWMDIFRDEMVLLRPDEKLTVSAYGWRILTRQ from the coding sequence GTGTCTGATTACGCTGCCCACCCCGATGCCCACCGCTTTCAGGTTCGCCACCCGGAGTGGGCGGCTAATGCTACTATTTACGAGGTAAATCTACGCCAATATACCCCGGAAGGCACTTTTCGGGCATTTGAGGAGCACCTGCCGCGGCTGGCGGCAATGGGCGTCAGTATTGTATGGCTGATGCCCATTCACCCCATTGGCGAGGTCGGCCGCAAAGGCACTTTGGGCAGCCAGTATGCCGTGCGCGACTATTTAGGGGTGAACCCGGAGTTTGGCACCCTGGACGACTTGCGCCACCTGGTGCAAACCGCGCACGGCCTGGGTATGCAGGTGCTGCTGGATTGGGTGGCCAATCATACCAGCTGGGACAACCCGCTGGTACTGGAGCATCCGGAGTGGTACCAGCGCAATGCCGCCGGCCAGCTCCTTCCGCCCGTGCCGGACTGGACCGACGTGGTAGCGCTGAATTACCAAAACCGGGAGCTGCGCCGCTACATGACCGATGTGCTCCTGTACTGGGTGCGCGAGGCAGATATTGACGGCTACCGCTGCGACGTGGCTGGCCTGGTGCCCACCGATTTCTGGGACGAAGCCCGACAAGAGCTGGACCAAGTAAAGCCGCTGTTTATGCTGGCCGAGTGGGACGAGCTGTACCCCTCCGGCGGCCTGAGCTGGGAAGACTTCAACAGTGACACCAGGCTGCTGGAAAACGCCTTCAACATGACCTTCGGCCTGCGCCTGCACTACCTGCTCGACCACATTGCCGAAGACAAGCAGCCACTCAGTGACATTGCTGTTTACCTGGCCGCCGAGCGGGCCAAATACCCGCCCTCGGTGTATTTGATGCACTTCACCAGCAACCACGATGTGAATACCTGGGACGGCACCGAGTATGAGCGACTGGGCCCACTGGCGCTGGCCTTTGCCGTGCTCACGGTGCTACTGCCCGGCATGCCGCTGGTGTATTCCGGTCAGGAAGCCGCCCTGAGCAAGCGCCTGGCCTTCTTCGATAAAGACCCCATTGACTGGCAGGATTTCCCGCTACAGGATTTCTACACGCGTCTGCTCCAGCTCAAGCGCCACCACCCTGCCCTGCGCAACGGCGACACGACCAGCCATTTTCAGCCCCTGGAAAGCGCCCCGGAAGTGTATGCCTTTATCCGGCAGAAAGGCCCGGCGGCTGTGCTCACGGTTATCAACCGGGCCCCGGCCGACCGTGAGTTGGCCTTGCCTCCTGCCGCAGAAGGCGCCTGGATGGATATTTTTCGGGATGAAATGGTTTTGTTGCGGCCTGATGAAAAGCTGACGGTGTCCGCATACGGCTGGCGGATACTAACCCGGCAGTAA
- a CDS encoding alpha-amylase family glycosyl hydrolase encodes MVTLRLPLLAGLLSLLVACTSSSTETDCAPAAPPQYTIKHPAWADSASIYEVNIRQYTPEGTFRAFEAHLPRLQQMGVGILWLMPVQPIGRLNRKGTLGSQYSIQDYRAVNPEFGTMDDLRHLVAEAHKRGMHVILDWVANHTSWDSKLAKEHPEWFTKGPNGQFVPPVSDWQDVIDLDYSKPALRRYMTESMAFWVREADLDGFRCDVAGLVPMDFWNQTRQTLEKQKPVFMLAEWDELHNPPFLKKGEFNSNTGMLEKAFDATYALRMRYLLDSISRGQQPVVALDKYLQVERTRYPATTYLMYFTTSHDINSWDGTEYERLGKNALPQAVLTALLPGIPMVYSGQEAAMKKRLRFFDKDTIPWNDFPLQDFYTKLLQLKKRNPALHNGDPCSQFTRLASPAKTFAFLRRKGKSGVLTAVNMDAQPHQLTLATLGPGVYREVFSGQVLRLGSGSKVMVPPYGYRVYEQLPDPPRDGLW; translated from the coding sequence ATGGTCACCCTTCGTCTGCCGCTGCTGGCGGGCCTGCTGAGCTTGCTCGTAGCCTGCACTTCCTCTTCTACTGAAACCGACTGTGCCCCGGCCGCCCCGCCGCAGTACACCATCAAGCACCCCGCCTGGGCCGATTCGGCCAGCATTTATGAGGTGAATATCCGTCAGTACACGCCGGAGGGTACTTTTCGGGCCTTTGAAGCCCACCTGCCCCGCCTGCAGCAAATGGGCGTGGGTATTCTGTGGCTGATGCCGGTGCAGCCCATTGGCCGGCTCAACCGCAAAGGCACGCTGGGCAGCCAGTATTCCATTCAGGATTACCGGGCCGTCAATCCGGAGTTTGGTACTATGGACGACCTCCGGCACCTGGTGGCCGAAGCCCATAAGCGGGGCATGCACGTTATTCTGGACTGGGTGGCCAACCACACCAGCTGGGACAGCAAGCTGGCGAAAGAGCATCCGGAGTGGTTTACCAAGGGCCCCAACGGCCAGTTTGTACCACCCGTTTCCGACTGGCAGGACGTCATCGACCTGGACTATAGCAAACCGGCCCTGCGCCGCTACATGACGGAAAGCATGGCCTTTTGGGTGCGGGAAGCCGACCTGGACGGTTTTCGCTGCGACGTGGCCGGGCTGGTGCCCATGGATTTTTGGAACCAGACCCGCCAGACGCTGGAAAAGCAGAAACCGGTGTTTATGCTGGCCGAGTGGGATGAGCTGCATAACCCTCCCTTCCTGAAAAAAGGCGAATTCAACTCCAACACCGGCATGCTGGAAAAGGCCTTCGATGCCACCTACGCCCTGCGCATGCGCTATTTGTTGGATAGCATCAGCCGGGGCCAGCAGCCCGTAGTGGCCCTGGATAAGTACCTGCAGGTAGAGCGCACCCGCTACCCCGCCACTACCTACCTCATGTACTTCACCACCAGTCACGACATTAACAGCTGGGACGGCACGGAGTACGAGCGACTGGGCAAAAACGCCCTGCCCCAAGCCGTACTCACGGCCCTGCTGCCCGGCATTCCCATGGTATACAGTGGCCAGGAAGCCGCTATGAAAAAACGACTCCGCTTCTTCGATAAGGATACCATTCCGTGGAACGACTTTCCGCTGCAGGATTTCTATACCAAACTGCTGCAGCTCAAAAAACGCAACCCCGCCCTGCACAATGGCGACCCGTGCAGCCAGTTCACCCGCCTGGCTTCGCCCGCCAAAACCTTTGCTTTTCTACGGCGCAAGGGCAAGAGCGGCGTCCTTACGGCGGTGAACATGGACGCGCAGCCGCATCAACTGACCCTGGCTACCCTGGGGCCGGGCGTGTACCGGGAGGTATTCAGCGGGCAGGTGCTCCGGCTGGGTTCCGGCTCTAAGGTAATGGTGCCGCCATACGGCTACCGCGTGTATGAGCAACTGCCTGACCCGCCGCGGGACGGCTTGTGGTAA
- a CDS encoding DUF983 domain-containing protein, translating to MQKIESTPLAMLAQKCPRCHTGPLFNHSVWNLSKLTDMPEACPVCGQRYEPEPGFYWGAMYISFGFSTGIMLVVGFLVYHLLHDPDVWVYILSVAVVTVLFAPLSLRYSRTIMLYLFGGANYDPNYTASATRTTRPL from the coding sequence ATGCAGAAAATAGAATCTACGCCTTTGGCCATGCTGGCGCAGAAGTGCCCGCGCTGCCATACCGGCCCCTTATTTAACCATAGCGTCTGGAACCTGAGCAAGCTCACTGATATGCCCGAGGCCTGCCCCGTGTGTGGGCAGCGCTACGAGCCGGAGCCCGGCTTTTACTGGGGCGCCATGTATATCAGCTTTGGCTTTTCTACCGGAATTATGCTGGTGGTGGGCTTTTTGGTGTATCATCTGCTCCACGACCCCGATGTGTGGGTATATATTCTCTCGGTGGCCGTGGTTACGGTGCTGTTTGCGCCCCTTTCCCTGCGCTACTCCCGCACTATTATGCTGTATCTGTTTGGCGGTGCAAATTATGACCCCAACTATACGGCTTCGGCCACGCGTACTACCAGGCCTTTATAA